The Amphiprion ocellaris isolate individual 3 ecotype Okinawa chromosome 12, ASM2253959v1, whole genome shotgun sequence region aaGAAGAGTGAAGTTAACAAACAGGTGTCAAGTTTGCTATTAAAGTTTGCATTATTTCAACTGTACAAAAgatattcttttcattttatcaaCCTTAGCAAAACTAGATGATAAAAAATGTCGGATATATGTGTAAAATGCAAATATCTTGTTTCCTGACCTTATTATGTTTACAGTATTTAGATGTTATaccattttttattattattggtacTGCTATTTTTATACCTAATTACCTTGAATAACTTCTCTCTAATTGTCAGACGTACAGAAAGATGCTTCGTCTGTGGATCCAGATTTTTCTGGATCTCTGTCAGAGTCCCAACCAAAGACTGTCTTCCCTTCTTACCACCGCGAGCCGAGCTACTTTGAGATCCCCACCAAGGACTTCCAGCACCCCAAAACCTCAGGGGCGGAGCTCCATGAGATCCCCACGAAGGACACGGACACGCCCCCGGCCCCACCCTCTCCTCCCACTCCGACCCCGCCCGTCGTCCAGAGTCACGCCTCCTTCACCATCGAGTTCGACGACTGCATGCCCGGCAAGATCAAGATCAAAGACCACGTCACAAAGTTCTCCACCCGCCAGAGGAAACCTCAGGCTCCACCCAGCAAGACGACCATCATGGCTGCACCTGCAGATGTGATGTCAGCAGAGAGCAAAGTGGCTGATTGGCTGGTCCACAGTGATGTCAGCATGATGAGGAGACGTCCACCGTGTGAAGACGTTTACAGCACCAAGAGTGACCTCGCTATGAACATCAAAACCCTCAAAGGTGAGAGTCTCTCCTGGGATCAGTCACATTAATGGGTCATATTGGAGTTTTCACAGAGCGTTCGTCCATCACAATCAATGTTCAAGTTTATTCATATTTCCTTTATGATGGTGAACGGTGACGGCAGTGACGGCAGTACCAAAGTGCTGGGCATCACCACCTTAAAACTTTTTGAAGCTTTTTAGGTTCCCCAGAGCATAAATCTTAATGATTATCTTGCCCACTACTGACCTTTTGTGTAGCGCCACTGGCCTGTCCAGAAATGTCAATTTTTTATAGTAAATGTTTAAACCTAAGCGgaacatttctgtaaaatgttGTGTTATCATTGCTGCTCTGCAGATGTGATGATGAATCCATtaagttttacaaaaaagaagacaaatacTTAAATTATATTTCACTTGTACGTGTAATTGTAATCAGGCTATTTGAAGCTTTCTCAATCTTGATGTTTTTGCATTATGCCCAGCAGTTCTGCAGCTGACAACTATTTAGGATTTGCAACATAAAAATTCTATTCGGTGTTAACAGTTGAAAGCTGCTCAGAGCTACAGGTTCAACTGTTGAACTTAAATGGTATCTTCTGATTAAGAATCATAATCAGAAATCAGAATCAAACAAGAAATTTGATGTGGTGATTTGGTGCATAACATTAAACACTGACAAGTAGAAAGTTTTTAAAGAAGGATAGAGGTTTTTAAAGCAATGGTTGCAAGTCAAATAAACGGTAAGTGTAGCAAATCAGAGAGATAATAAGCAATAAcaagtaatacaaatatttatagTGCGCAGGAAGTGCACATAGTACATGGTGTAAACATTTACCACCAAGCAAAGGTTTGATGCTTCTCTTCATGTTACCAGGTCACCATCATGAGGATGGAACCCAGAGTGACTCAGAGGACCCGGTTCTTAAAGGGAGAAGTAAATCTCACCACTCTGTCCACTCTCACATCTCCATCCAGTCAGAGCAGTCTGAGGTGTCCCAGCAGGACGTCCAGTCAGGTCAGCCTGTCcactgtcagctgcctgctccAATGCAGAAGCTCCACCAGCCACTGCAGTACTCTCCCCCCAGACAAGCCCCCGCCTCACCTGTGGCCCCCGAGCGGCCTCTGTCCCAGAGCCCTCCTCAGGCTCCATCCCCCACAGAAGCACCCAAACAGGGGCCCCCTGAGCACCTAACCCAGCAGGCCTTCATCATTGAGTTCTTTGATGACAACCCACGCAAGAAGCGGTCGCAGTCCTTCACGCACAACCCTGCCCATGCGGACTCATACTCTGCCCTCAAGGCCAAGCTGGAGCGCCGGAAAGGTGGCGAGAGGCCGGCATCTGTGCACGGTCACATCCCTCCTACCCAGCAGGTGACGGTCCCTTTGAAAGGTCAAGGCCACAGTGGGCCCCAGAGGTCAAGCTCTCTAAAAAGGGAGAAGACGGAAGGGGAAGCAGCTTCGTCAAGTTCTTCCTCTCGCTCCTCATCAGGCATCGTCATCAGACCTTTTGGCAGCGTTGGGAAGAAGTCGAAGCTCGCCCAGGAGTTTGCTGCTGAATTCCTGAAGGATTCAGGTCGTAAGGACTCCTCCCCAACCAGGGAAAAGACATCACCTCCACCAATGTCGGCACCACCGGTAATGATGTCGCCTCATCATACAAGGATTCCCTCTCCTCAAGAGCCTCCAGCACCTTCCTCAGTCTCCTACCCCTCCTCGCCCTTACAGCCCTCAGCAATGTCAAAGGCCTCCGTCCCAACCAGTGTTCCTGGCAAGCAGGCCTCTCCAGTCCCTCTGTCGGACCCTACCATGTCCCCTATACTACCCCTGGGCATCCGTGGAGGAGACCCCAAAGGATCCCCGAGGATGATGAGGAACGAGGAGGACGACAGTCTGAGTGATGCTGGGACCTACACCATCGAGACAGAGTCACAGGAcaaagaggtggaggaggctcGCAACATGATTGATCAGGTGAACTCACAGTGACCATGAAGTGTGAGAGTGTTTAGCTTTACAGATTACTGTGTCACGTAGCATTCATGGTTTCTActgttggtaaaaaaaaaaatttaaaaaacatgccTTTAATAGTCCTGAGCAGTGAAAGGCATAGAAACAGCTCCATGAATAATTGCTCAGATCAGTGTCATTGTTACCAAAATATAAAGCTATTCAGGTAAAACAGCAGTTGGTCAATAAACTGGCGATGGTTGCTTCAGTTGAGAAAGATAGCAGATTCCCTTCCTTGAAACTCTTATTTGTTCTGTTGCAGTAAGTGTGACGATAGGCTACTAGTTTTTCATGTTCACCTTACTGTTGCAGCTAGCCAGCTATCATAAGGGCAAAACACAGTCAAACGTTACTTTAGAGTTCCTTTGTAGGGTTGATGGTATAGGGAACATAAAAGGTCTGATGTGTTGAATCACTTATTCTCCTCTGTTTGTCCTGATGACCTTCCCCTCGCTGCCTCTCCTTCACTCAACTGGCCACTTTGCAATAAAACTATCATAAAAACATTGTCAACATTGTAGAAGTGATCAGGGACTCTTGCTTTTTAGTGACAAAAATTGGTATGATCTGAAGCTAACTTCATATGAAACCAGCTTATATAAACTATGCGTCTTAATTGGCCTTAGGGATGCATGAAACCTCTTGTCCTTGTTGCTCCTTCCTGTTGCCGTGGTCCTACCCCCATCCTCATGCATGCCCTGTGCTCTGACAGGTGTTTGGTGTCCTCGACTCTCCAGAGTACAGTGGTGTGAACACAGGAGTGTATAGACCTGTAATAAATGATGGCAAGGATGAGCAAGCTAACCTGCCTAGCGATGGTAGCACTGTGGACCCTTTGCATGGCTTTATCCCAGCTGCTATCAGCGGCCCACCAACAGGCCCCATACAGGTAAAAACCTCTGGAAAACTGAATCAGAACCTGGAAGAACACCTGTGTAGCATGCTCTGAACCCACTGCATGCAGACGGGTGTTGTTATTCCCTGTTTCTCCTGTTACACACAGTCTCTGTTGGACTCTTTGTTCTCACATTTctattgtttggttttgtttttttaggtgcCGGCTGCAGCAGGTCTGGAAGGACCTAAGTGGGTTTCCCGTTGGGCCAGTCTAGCAGACAGCTATGCCGAACCAGGTTCCACTCCACCTCAAGGGGAATGTCTAGAAGGTGCTGTTAAAATTCTGTCAGAAAATAACTTCAACATGATGTGGAAAGGGCTGGGTATCAAACATTTATGGTTTTCCACTCAGCATGAAAATAAGATCTGTATCTGATCACTATTGTCACAGTTCTGAAATCATTTATTGTGATTATTATGATTCATTTGTGTCTTTAAGTGAAGACAAAaccaaaatgatacacaaatcaGATCATATAGATCTTCTGTTGTAAGGTGGAAAAGAAGCACAAATCTGCATGTTATGatattttttcttgaaaagAAAAACGGTCACATTATTATAGGCaatttttagaacaaaaatCTGAAGAATCTGAAATTGTTTTCATAGATCTGCGATTCATGAGCCGGTCGATGGGAAGTTACAGCTATGACAACTCAGAGTCAGAATCAAGCCACAGCTCAAGGACAAGAAGGCTGCTACCCCAGGTGCCTCCAGAAAAGCTGGACAGTGTTGCCCCGAGCATCCTCATTCGCCATGAATCTTACCAAGGCCAGGAACCTCTGGATAGAGTCTCTGGTCCTCCACGCCCACAGGACTCCACCCAGCGCCTGTCGGTTCAGGATGACGTGGATCCAGACAGCCTGAGTGATGCCAGTCGCTCAGATGACACACCTGTTctggagaaaacaaagaagagtCAAGCCAGGACCGGAGCTACGTCTCCAGGAGCCGCAGTTCCTCACTTTAAAGGGTCAGAGAAAGTGTCTCCATCCACCAAATCCACCTCCTTCTACATCGGTTCTGGAGACCATCCAGGCAAACCTGATCCGGCCCGAAGCCCAGTACAGTCTGAGAGGACACGTGACCCCCCGGCAAAAACTCCCCCTACCACTGTCCTGATCCGACACTTGAGTGGACATGAACCCAAGAGGACAGGTGTCAAACCCAACAGCTCTGCTCCAAACCTGCAAACACAGGACAAGGATTCTGTCCCCACTAAAGACGGCTGCATGTCGTCCTTTGTCCGGCAAGAGAGCTTCACCAAAGACCGGCCCACCGATACTGTCCAGATGAAGAAACTTCCTCACATCTCCAGCCACCCGTCCATCAGAGACATGGAGCAAAGGAGGGAAAACATGCAGGACACACAACCCTTCCTCCAGGAGGCTGAGGGGACTCTGTCCTCGCTGGACACCAAGTTCCCTTCCTCTGGTTCAGGTCGTAGCTCAAAGAAGGGAGGCTCCTCCAGTCACATGGATGACTCTCTCTCTGGTGAGTCGGATGTGGACACAGCGAGCACCGTGAGTCAGGTGAGTAGCAAAAATGCCCCAGTCAGCACCACTTCTAAAAAGCGTCCCGCCATCAGCAGCCTTCAGAAGGAGAAGTCCTCTTCCAGCCCATCAATCCAAGAAAAGGGACGGCAACTCAGTGCCCGCGAACGGCTTTCTGAGAAACGCCGGACCCAGGTGACTGCCGATGCGTCAAGCAAAGCAGAGGCAGCAAAGCGCTTCCAGATGCGCCGCAGTGCAGGAAACCGTGGCTCTCTGGATCTCTCTGAAGGCCAACAGGGTTCTGGTCCACACTGGACTGAAACAACATCATCTGATCATGAAACTTCCCGTCCATCCAGCCGCAGCAAGAAAATCATCGCCCCTCTTCAGAAAGAAGACAATGGAAAGACGCCCAAGACGGCGACTCAGCAGGTTCTGACACGATCCAACAGCCTGTCAGCCCCACGGCCAACCCGGGCGTCAATGCTTCGTCGAGCGCGCCTGGGCGAGGCCTCAGATAATGAAGGTGCTGAGACTGACCGGGGCTCCCAGAATTCTGACCATATCACTGCACCGGCCAAAGTGTCCTCCGAGGGGAAGAAGCTGTCCAGGCTGGACATATTAGCAATGCCCAGAAAGAGAACTGGTTCTTTCACAGCTCCCAGCGACAACGAGACGTCCTCCACAGGCCGGTCTGGTTTCTCCAATCGGAACTCTGAGTCTGTTGTCACCACCAGGAAGACATCGGTGGGCGACGCCCGGCAGGCTGCCAGTAGAGGGGGAGGGGCTCCAGGGAAGCAACCATTGACCCGTACCCGGTCCAGTGGAGCCAAGTACCCTAGCACTGGTGAGTCTTGTGTTTTCAGCTCTTTAGAAATGCACCATATTTTGGTCAAAAATAATCTTTCCCTTGATGTCCCTGTGCTTCTTTAGAATGTTGTAATCTGATTGCTTGGGTTTTTGACATCTGTACCATGCCTCTAGAATAAGGAACGTAGGGCGACCCTGCTGTGACCAAGGCTGATTTCCAGGTCACATTAATGCGAGGTGTTTTATTTGCCAAAATATGAGGATTCACTCCTTTCCAAGGGGATTTACTACCATTGTTGTATCATTAAATCAACTGGTCAGTTCTAATCTAAGCACCTCACtgcaaaagtaaaagaaaaactccacatctAAACGAGCACGATGACGACAgtatttaagaaacatttagaCTGACTAAATATTGTCTATTTCATTTAGTAATGCAGATTTCAAAACATCCAGATAGAGTTTAGAATTTGCCAGAGCTTTGCCAAATCTCTTGCATTTGTTTATTGGGGCATGAGgctgagtttatttttattattttaatgtcttAAGGACAACAAACCTCACTGTAAATCTATATCCCAAACAAATTGTGGGTTTATGTGGGATATACCTCAGAGCTTTTCTTCCAGCTTATCAGTAATGCAGCAATACAATGTCTGCTTCACAGATATCCCTTCACTGTAGCTTTTGCTGCCTCTTTTCTGTACTGTGCTGTCTGGTGTTGATGTGCATCAAATGAGACAACTCTGTGTGACCCTATTCCTGTATGTTGCGCTTTCCTTTGAGAAATATAAACCTCTTTTTCTCTTCGTTAAACAAAAGAAACTCCCTTTAAGTGGCAGTACAGCAACAACAGACATACAGTCCACCGACATAAATGGTGATTTAAATCAGGACCTATCTGATCAAAGAATAAGTCAATAAGATAATCTGATCAAACAGATAAATCTACATGGAACACACATTTGAtagataaaaatgtaatgagGTTTAATACCCAGATATTACTGAATTAGGATGGTAAATGGCTCTCTCCCACTGAAAGCACCACAGCTGAGCACAGATTTGTGTATGCAGTATTTATCTGCTACATTAGAGGTTTGTGTAAACCGGCTTTGTTTTAGCATTCTGTTGGGAACGTCTGCCCTTTTACCATCCTTGTGGATCACATCACTTCTGTCCCTGCCGAGCTACTGCTTTCGAGCCATTGGAGTCTGTTTCTGTCGCTATGGAAACACAGCTTCCCAGCATCAGTCTCCTCAGTCATGTTCAGGAATTAGGATGTGGCTGTGCTCCGCTGTATAAATCCAGATCCTGACTGAAGCTAAGAGCAAATGCCAACGCAATCCAATGATactgtggattcattttagTAAATTCTGACCAACCATGAGGCTGCTGCCATGCAGACACAATCTGGTGTTGTATCACATTCAGAACAGTGCAGTTTAATTCAGCTACTGAATTAATCCAAGAGTGATACAAAATCCATAAGTGTGATTCCGATGTCTGAATTTATCCAACACATTCCACTTCGCCTGCATTCAGCTGCACAGCAACAGAGTCTGAAGCTCACTGATTGGATGTTTCATGAAGCAATGTTCTGTGGGATTTGTAGGTGATTTTTCTTCCCCAAAAACTCTCATGGATGCAGTTATTCAATTATGTTGATGTCAGTATCTCATTGTTTGTATTGATGATTGACTCCGGACagttcaaccctctgaaccctgaggagtttctgggcatttttttgctcctgtcacatttttactccccGTGCGTTCATTCTTTCACTCTAACATATCGAGAACTCAAGAATATCTTGTGAGCAGTATAACCGttgtaatgccataaatcataaaacaagAATAACATTAAACTGGCTTTcttcaattatttatttcacaaaaattgaaaaatcctGGAGTcaacatgtgcaatatttgtgcccacaggtgttaccaatagtAGGAATAAGTGGTTactctacatactacagatacTTCAGTTTCTACAtgttaattttgttttcaataCCGGTCTCGcatctgctctgtataaacataGTCTGCAAAAATAGTCCTGGAATTTTTGCCATGTGACTGGCAGTTGCATTGAGTCACGAATGGTTTTAATGTAGCACAAACGAGCACAAAAGTTTTTggattttacagaatctgaatAGATAAATTGCCCATTTTTTGCAAGCTTTGAAATGagagatttaaaataaaatggctttgatgaaatatcccgattttaagattttgttaAGTTTTCCGACATTTCCAATTCccactttgttttctgttgtttttggctccaataaatgatgtaattttggcaacgtttgaaaaaaaaattcaatctttatttaaatatcAAGGAATCATTGAAAGCGTGCCATCATTTTCAATGATGTTGAGAGTACAGtcaaaacagaataaacaggGCAAACATCAAACAATGGAACACAATTAAAATCAGCTACATTCATGAGTGGAGATGTTTGTAATCAGTCATGGTTTTATAATGGTTAATGTCCATCACAGTGCTGGAAGGATCACCTGATGCTGGAACATGTACCATGCAGGAGTTCTGGATCAcaatattaatctataatgaaatattttcagGTTCCCGTCGCAGACAGAAGGGTTCGgacttttcctcttcttctgagGAAGAATACGAGACAGGTGCCGGCACTTCCAAAGCCAAACGCTCCTCCCATCCACCCACCTCCGCCCAGACGCCTCGCAGCCATCGGTCAGCAGCCACGAGAACTAAATCTGTCTCCCTGGAGACGGAGGAGGACGAGGATCAGAATGACATTGACCCTTACCAGAACTGGTCCACGCACAGTGCTGAGATTGCTAAGTAAAAATGCAATGACATATTCAAATATATCTTTCATCGTAGCTGCCCGGTTGTCACTGGCTTCTCTGTGGTGCCACTTGACGTCACTCAAACCTccatgtctgtttgtgtttccaccacAGGCTCAGTCAGGATCTGGCCAAAGACTTGGCCATCCTGGCGAAAGAAATCCACGACGTTGCAGGGGACGGGGACTCGCCGAGCTCCGGCATGGGCACCACCACCTCACCCAGCTCACTGCCCAACACGCCGGCCTCCACCATCTCTGCCAGGGAGGAGGTGGGCCATGACCATTCCTCATTCCGCCACAACCACCACACATACTTCAGCTTCTAAAACTGGGAACACACAACAATTTTAAACTTGATGATAGCAGTGAACTGTCAAGTGACCAATAGGGGGCAGTTTGTGAAGTACCAAAGATGGCTGGTATCATGAGATAATGTCAGAGTTTAGGACTAAAATTTCTTGAACTTGTTCATGTATTCCATTTCTGAActgcaaaaatgtgtttgtgatgttgATCACCATCATAAATCTAAGCAGTCAGTCAGTAACTGTGCACCTGTGTTCCCAGTTTGCATTATGGGTCTTCATTGTGTTCATCTGTCCATCATTTGTATTGATTATGACACTGGAGTTTACTCAGGGGAAAAGTCTTGTTGAGTTTTGGTTGCAGGTTGAATTGCAGGAGCTTCGTCATGCTTTCGAGTCTCATGATTCATTTCTCTGTTCTGCTGCACAGACGCCATCTTATCCATACTTGCGTGGGGTTCGACCATCTCAGGTGTCTAACTCTGACTCATCACTCCTACTGCCCTGTGATTGGTTTTCCTCTTCCCATCACTGATCCTAACACTCCCCTCTCACTGGTGTTGGATTGTTTTAAAGCACGTTTGATTTCTGATTTTGAGATTTGAGTAGTCCTTTATGGAAGGTCACTAATGACAAAACTAATGTGCTAGCACAAAACAAATTTAAGCTGGAATCAGTCTGCAGGGTTGAGGTTTTTAATGGACAGCCAAAAATTTCAGTGTACAAACCCAACAAAACATAACTCTAACCTGCCCTTAAAGGTCCTCAGGatgaagactctctctgcatctgtgatttacagcacagagaaaaacagttgACCCCAAGGCAtgagaccaggactttctatcacttctaactttctctctaAGCGATCATTCTTTATGGAAATCCCTCTGAATTCACATCCCAGTCGTTAATAACACATTTAGTGATTTTGTCAGACGATGTAGAAGTTAAAAAATCAATAGTTTAGCATTGCAGAACAGCATCGTGAAAATGGCTCAGAGGTACCTGCCAGTTAACATTTATTCTTAGCGtgctgcatttcagtcactattttttagacttgttctgttgtctgacaacagaagcagaaaaaaattataaataagaAAAGCTTTACTGGGATCTGGCTGTATGAAAACACAGTAtaagtgagcacagagagcagaaaatgagcaaacagatgtaaacagtgACTGGGTTTAATTCGCACTGAAACACTACAGGCAACCTGAAAACACTGAGACCCAACCACTtcttgtttattggtttcagATTGGTATTAATGTTTCCATCATCTGTGAACTTTCCTCAACTTTACTGATTCCACAGAATTCTGACCTGTGGACATATAATCAGAGCTAATAGTAAGTTAGCAACATTAGCCACATAAtgtgctaacactaaggattttcCTATTTTTGTGGTGACATTGCCATCAAAAGTACAAGTAATTCACTAGATCAAATGCTGGAAGAGCGtaaagactcttgtgttcataAACACcagaacatttggtgtgttttgcttgtggctgagacattttagagttgaCAGAAGCAACTCTGGAAAGTAAATATGATTAATTAATTCAACTGTAATCAGTCCAACTCCATACATGACTCTACTATACCTGACCTAACGCTACCcttctttatttaaccagacCTGCTGAAACTCCCCAAACTAACTGTATCTTAACATACCCAACCCAAGCCTACCCAAGCTTACCTCTGCCTGCTTACTGTCCTGATCTACAACACCTGGCACCCTCTGTTCTATGTAAGAAACTGATCCCAGCCCAGTTTTACTCCACTCTGTTCTACCCAACATCACCCTGTCACATCTGTCATGACCCAGCACCAGCTACCAGTATAATCAGATTCATCAATCAGTCTTCTTGTCTGCCAGTAAGAAAATAGGATTCTAAGTGTCCTTAAAATGATGCTAGAATCTGTCCCCACTCGCTGCCCAGTCTTTATTTCCACACAGATTCCAGCTCAGATTTGTTTTCAGCTCACTCCACAGTTTTGTTGTTGATGAACTTCCGCTGACCTCCACCGTTAATGAACTGGTTTTTGCTGGTTTGGGGACAGTTCATGGAGCTGTGGCTGGTGACCAGTTGGGTTCTCCTGCACTCCCACGTCTCCCTGTTGTTGTTAACGCGCTGTATCCCAGCAGTACTAAAATTCACTGCATACACTGTTGCCCTCCACCATTGCAGCTGCATGTTGACTTGGTGCATGCGTTCACAGAGCACCGCCATCACTGACCGGCTGCTCGCTGGTTTGATGATGAATATTTAGTGGTTGGATCACCGGAGCCAGACTTCCTCTATTCTCTTTCCAGCTGGTCCAACATATCCCTGAGGCCAGTTTAAACTACCAGaaggttcctccaggttctactgCTGTCTCGGACCTGGACGCAAATATGAATGAGCCAGACCCCAGTTCTAAGCAACGGCGTCCGTGGAACCGTGAAGAGGTCACTGTCTAATCCCAACGAGGCTACGTTCACACCGCAGCTCAGTGTGTCTAAATTTGAGGTTTACGCAAGAAGTTTTTAGACCctgtgaatatatttttaaatatattattaattatgaaTTGAACAGATACAACTTTTTGCCCAATATATGTCGTAACCAGCAAGTCTTAAAATTAAAGCTAGCCACTTTTTCTGGAAATCAGTCACAAACTTGTTACATGTGCACTTTGAAATGAATGTTAACAAAAAGTGATTAAAATTTgatgttagatttttttaactgttatacatcataatgtaaacattttatttaaaaaaaaaaaactaagttaaGCTTTGTTAGATAAAAACATTAGTAAAGTTTATTCCACAGCATCTTACCACTTCAGCAGGTTTCCAGCACCTCATCTTTCTTTGCATTAATGATGAATTTAGCCTCTCTGCTCTGATGGGGGCACCAACAGCCCCCCCCTAGAGGCTGCACTGTTCTTTACAGTCAGAGGTTAAATTAGGTTGGAG contains the following coding sequences:
- the cep170bb gene encoding centrosomal protein of 170 kDa protein B isoform X4; the encoded protein is MSVTSWFLVSSSGTRHRLPREMIFVGREDCELMLQSRSVDKQHAVINYNPTTDEHLVKDLGSLNGTFVNDLRIPDQTYITLKLSDIIRFGYDSHVYVLEKSQHKVPEEALKHEKYSSQLQMSLKASEGKKSEPEDRPKGEKTLSSKSLTQEAPVCRPTPLYGQPSWWGEEDYGSKVQTSDGSHPDVQKDASSVDPDFSGSLSESQPKTVFPSYHREPSYFEIPTKDFQHPKTSGAELHEIPTKDTDTPPAPPSPPTPTPPVVQSHASFTIEFDDCMPGKIKIKDHVTKFSTRQRKPQAPPSKTTIMAAPADVMSAESKVADWLVHSDVSMMRRRPPCEDVYSTKSDLAMNIKTLKGHHHEDGTQSDSEDPVLKGRSKSHHSVHSHISIQSEQSEVSQQDVQSGQPVHCQLPAPMQKLHQPLQYSPPRQAPASPVAPERPLSQSPPQAPSPTEAPKQGPPEHLTQQAFIIEFFDDNPRKKRSQSFTHNPAHADSYSALKAKLERRKGGERPASVHGHIPPTQQVTVPLKGQGHSGPQRSSSLKREKTEGEAASSSSSSRSSSGIVIRPFGSVGKKSKLAQEFAAEFLKDSGRKDSSPTREKTSPPPMSAPPVMMSPHHTRIPSPQEPPAPSSVSYPSSPLQPSAMSKASVPTSVPGKQASPVPLSDPTMSPILPLGIRGGDPKGSPRMMRNEEDDSLSDAGTYTIETESQDKEVEEARNMIDQVPAAAGLEGPKWVSRWASLADSYAEPGSTPPQGECLEDLRFMSRSMGSYSYDNSESESSHSSRTRRLLPQVPPEKLDSVAPSILIRHESYQGQEPLDRVSGPPRPQDSTQRLSVQDDVDPDSLSDASRSDDTPVLEKTKKSQARTGATSPGAAVPHFKGSEKVSPSTKSTSFYIGSGDHPGKPDPARSPVQSERTRDPPAKTPPTTVLIRHLSGHEPKRTGVKPNSSAPNLQTQDKDSVPTKDGCMSSFVRQESFTKDRPTDTVQMKKLPHISSHPSIRDMEQRRENMQDTQPFLQEAEGTLSSLDTKFPSSGSGRSSKKGGSSSHMDDSLSGESDVDTASTVSQVSSKNAPVSTTSKKRPAISSLQKEKSSSSPSIQEKGRQLSARERLSEKRRTQVTADASSKAEAAKRFQMRRSAGNRGSLDLSEGQQGSGPHWTETTSSDHETSRPSSRSKKIIAPLQKEDNGKTPKTATQQVLTRSNSLSAPRPTRASMLRRARLGEASDNEGAETDRGSQNSDHITAPAKVSSEGKKLSRLDILAMPRKRTGSFTAPSDNETSSTGRSGFSNRNSESVVTTRKTSVGDARQAASRGGGAPGKQPLTRTRSSGAKYPSTGSRRRQKGSDFSSSSEEEYETGAGTSKAKRSSHPPTSAQTPRSHRSAATRTKSVSLETEEDEDQNDIDPYQNWSTHSAEIAKLSQDLAKDLAILAKEIHDVAGDGDSPSSGMGTTTSPSSLPNTPASTISAREETPSYPYLRGVRPSQLVQHIPEASLNYQKVPPGSTAVSDLDANMNEPDPSSKQRRPWNREEVILDNLMLNPVSQLSQAIRENTEQLAEKMKVLFQNKAEVWEEIEAKINSENEVPILKTSNKEITSILKELRRVQRQLEVINTIVEPGGSLQTAAVGTSSLGQTRTSSREKKPAAKPRGSTSASNANESTKRPPRGPDGGHYMA
- the cep170bb gene encoding centrosomal protein of 170 kDa protein B isoform X1 is translated as MSVTSWFLVSSSGTRHRLPREMIFVGREDCELMLQSRSVDKQHAVINYNPTTDEHLVKDLGSLNGTFVNDLRIPDQTYITLKLSDIIRFGYDSHVYVLEKSQHKVPEEALKHEKYSSQLQMSLKASEGKKSEPEDRPKGEKTLSSKSLTQEAPVCRPTPLYGQPSWWGEEDYGSKVQTSDGSHPDVQKDASSVDPDFSGSLSESQPKTVFPSYHREPSYFEIPTKDFQHPKTSGAELHEIPTKDTDTPPAPPSPPTPTPPVVQSHASFTIEFDDCMPGKIKIKDHVTKFSTRQRKPQAPPSKTTIMAAPADVMSAESKVADWLVHSDVSMMRRRPPCEDVYSTKSDLAMNIKTLKGHHHEDGTQSDSEDPVLKGRSKSHHSVHSHISIQSEQSEVSQQDVQSGQPVHCQLPAPMQKLHQPLQYSPPRQAPASPVAPERPLSQSPPQAPSPTEAPKQGPPEHLTQQAFIIEFFDDNPRKKRSQSFTHNPAHADSYSALKAKLERRKGGERPASVHGHIPPTQQVTVPLKGQGHSGPQRSSSLKREKTEGEAASSSSSSRSSSGIVIRPFGSVGKKSKLAQEFAAEFLKDSGRKDSSPTREKTSPPPMSAPPVMMSPHHTRIPSPQEPPAPSSVSYPSSPLQPSAMSKASVPTSVPGKQASPVPLSDPTMSPILPLGIRGGDPKGSPRMMRNEEDDSLSDAGTYTIETESQDKEVEEARNMIDQVFGVLDSPEYSGVNTGVYRPVINDGKDEQANLPSDGSTVDPLHGFIPAAISGPPTGPIQVPAAAGLEGPKWVSRWASLADSYAEPGSTPPQGECLEDLRFMSRSMGSYSYDNSESESSHSSRTRRLLPQVPPEKLDSVAPSILIRHESYQGQEPLDRVSGPPRPQDSTQRLSVQDDVDPDSLSDASRSDDTPVLEKTKKSQARTGATSPGAAVPHFKGSEKVSPSTKSTSFYIGSGDHPGKPDPARSPVQSERTRDPPAKTPPTTVLIRHLSGHEPKRTGVKPNSSAPNLQTQDKDSVPTKDGCMSSFVRQESFTKDRPTDTVQMKKLPHISSHPSIRDMEQRRENMQDTQPFLQEAEGTLSSLDTKFPSSGSGRSSKKGGSSSHMDDSLSGESDVDTASTVSQVSSKNAPVSTTSKKRPAISSLQKEKSSSSPSIQEKGRQLSARERLSEKRRTQVTADASSKAEAAKRFQMRRSAGNRGSLDLSEGQQGSGPHWTETTSSDHETSRPSSRSKKIIAPLQKEDNGKTPKTATQQVLTRSNSLSAPRPTRASMLRRARLGEASDNEGAETDRGSQNSDHITAPAKVSSEGKKLSRLDILAMPRKRTGSFTAPSDNETSSTGRSGFSNRNSESVVTTRKTSVGDARQAASRGGGAPGKQPLTRTRSSGAKYPSTGSRRRQKGSDFSSSSEEEYETGAGTSKAKRSSHPPTSAQTPRSHRSAATRTKSVSLETEEDEDQNDIDPYQNWSTHSAEIAKLSQDLAKDLAILAKEIHDVAGDGDSPSSGMGTTTSPSSLPNTPASTISAREETPSYPYLRGVRPSQLVQHIPEASLNYQKVPPGSTAVSDLDANMNEPDPSSKQRRPWNREEVILDNLMLNPVSQLSQAIRENTEQLAEKMKVLFQNKAEVWEEIEAKINSENEVPILKTSNKEITSILKELRRVQRQLEVINTIVEPGGSLQTAAVGTSSLGQTRTSSREKKPAAKPRGSTSASNANESTKRPPRGPDGGHYMA